From a single Paraburkholderia sp. D15 genomic region:
- a CDS encoding TAXI family TRAP transporter solute-binding subunit, translated as MTTQRPPSPHFPDEPPHAEWRDHTLPYAIVAALVVLLVTLFVWLADPAPPKTITMSAGPRDSSFMVAADQYKKILAKNGIRLNLLESDGSVQNLHRLLDPKQHVDVALVQGGVADGLDTSSLMSLGSVFYIPVVVFYRGTGLTELSQLEGKRIAVGREGSGTRLLALKLLDANGIEPGDGTVLVPSDGLQAATQLVAGEVDAAILNGDSATRGLMLRLLKVPGISVMNFDEASAYTRLFPYLDQIDLPPGVLDLKHRIPPETVHLISPTVELVARTSLHPAISDLLIEAAQEVHGMPGLLQHAGEFPNPVAREYQISEDAQRYYRTGKSFLYRTLPFWLASIADRTLVLLLPMAVLLFPAMRLIPALYRWRVRSRIYRYYGSLIAIERGALAESSEADRKRLLAELDQIEVSLNRLRMPLAYADAFYVLREHVGFVRDRLTAASPGGRP; from the coding sequence ATGACGACCCAGCGCCCGCCCTCCCCGCATTTCCCCGACGAGCCTCCGCATGCCGAATGGCGCGACCACACGCTGCCCTACGCGATCGTGGCCGCGCTGGTCGTGCTGCTGGTGACGCTGTTCGTCTGGCTGGCCGATCCGGCGCCGCCCAAGACCATCACGATGAGCGCGGGCCCGCGCGACAGTTCGTTCATGGTCGCCGCCGATCAGTACAAGAAAATCCTCGCGAAAAACGGCATCCGTTTGAACCTGCTGGAGTCGGACGGCTCGGTGCAGAACCTGCATCGCCTGCTCGACCCGAAACAGCATGTCGATGTCGCGCTGGTTCAGGGCGGCGTCGCGGACGGCCTCGACACGTCGTCGCTGATGTCGCTCGGCAGCGTGTTCTACATCCCGGTGGTGGTCTTTTATCGCGGCACCGGCCTGACCGAGCTGTCGCAACTGGAAGGCAAACGGATCGCGGTGGGCCGCGAAGGCAGCGGCACGCGTCTGCTCGCGCTCAAGCTGCTGGACGCGAACGGCATCGAACCCGGCGACGGCACGGTGCTGGTGCCCAGCGACGGCCTGCAAGCCGCGACTCAACTGGTGGCCGGCGAGGTGGACGCGGCGATCCTGAACGGCGACTCCGCCACGCGCGGCCTGATGCTGCGGCTCCTGAAGGTGCCCGGCATCTCCGTGATGAATTTCGACGAAGCCAGCGCCTATACGCGGCTCTTTCCGTATCTGGATCAGATCGACCTGCCGCCCGGCGTGCTGGACCTGAAGCACCGGATTCCGCCCGAGACCGTGCACCTGATCAGCCCGACGGTCGAACTGGTGGCGCGCACGAGTCTGCATCCGGCGATCTCCGATCTGCTGATCGAAGCCGCGCAGGAAGTGCACGGGATGCCGGGCCTGTTGCAGCACGCGGGCGAGTTTCCGAACCCGGTGGCGCGCGAATATCAGATCAGCGAGGACGCGCAGCGCTACTACCGGACCGGCAAGAGCTTCCTGTACCGGACGCTGCCGTTCTGGCTCGCGAGCATCGCCGACCGCACGCTGGTGCTGCTGCTGCCGATGGCCGTGCTGCTGTTTCCCGCGATGCGGCTGATTCCGGCGCTGTATCGCTGGCGGGTGCGTTCGCGCATCTATCGCTATTACGGTTCGCTGATCGCGATCGAACGCGGCGCGCTGGCCGAGTCGAGCGAGGCCGACCGCAAGCGGCTGCTCGCGGAACTGGATCAGATCGAGGTGTCGTTGAACCGGCTGCGCATGCCGCTTGCGTATGCGGATGCGTTTTATGTGCTGC
- a CDS encoding DUF2946 domain-containing protein encodes MATLAPTISHTLAARDGAAGMPVHCSMPSMQMDAMDSMSAGGSTHVMASMHAMHAMHAMHQAASTPDDAPSNDSATSASPVGKHASHATMSDGDACGYCSLLAHMPAVPSVETLFFVAVRTRQHTIATRFDSVRRVEPLTFARPRAPPVLV; translated from the coding sequence ATGGCCACGCTCGCGCCGACGATCTCGCATACGCTCGCCGCCCGTGACGGCGCCGCCGGTATGCCGGTGCATTGCTCGATGCCGTCGATGCAGATGGACGCCATGGACTCGATGAGCGCCGGCGGTTCCACGCATGTGATGGCCTCGATGCATGCGATGCACGCCATGCATGCGATGCATCAGGCCGCATCGACGCCTGACGATGCACCCTCGAACGACTCAGCCACCTCCGCCAGCCCCGTCGGCAAGCACGCGTCCCACGCCACGATGTCCGACGGCGACGCCTGCGGCTACTGCAGCCTGCTTGCCCACATGCCCGCCGTGCCGAGCGTCGAAACGCTCTTCTTCGTCGCGGTGCGCACGCGTCAGCACACCATCGCGACGCGCTTCGACAGCGTTCGCCGCGTCGAACCGCTGACCTTCGCGCGACCCCGCGCACCACCGGTCCTCGTCTGA
- a CDS encoding copper resistance protein CopC: protein MKPATLALALVLGLGLASSAFAHVFPKKQEPGAGATVASPAQVRVIFDGPLEPAFSSLTVTDASGRQVNTEKSAVDAHEADAIAVPLPALAAGHYTVHWVAVADDGHRTHGDYSFDVK from the coding sequence ATGAAGCCGGCCACGCTCGCGCTCGCGCTGGTACTTGGCCTCGGACTCGCAAGCTCCGCTTTCGCGCATGTGTTCCCGAAAAAGCAGGAGCCGGGCGCGGGCGCGACGGTGGCCTCGCCCGCGCAGGTGCGGGTGATTTTCGACGGACCGCTGGAACCCGCCTTCAGCTCGCTGACCGTGACCGACGCGAGCGGCAGGCAGGTCAACACGGAAAAATCAGCCGTCGATGCGCACGAGGCCGATGCGATCGCGGTGCCGTTGCCGGCGCTCGCGGCGGGGCACTACACCGTGCATTGGGTGGCAGTGGCCGACGATGGGCACCGGACACACGGCGATTACAGCTTCGACGTGAAGTGA
- a CDS encoding chloride channel protein translates to MSTDAHKRDFSANARLPGIFALAACIGAVSTLAAFVLLNLIRLFTNLFFFGTLSFAERSPAGNTLGLWVIGVPVLGGLIVGLIARYGSEKIRGHGIPEAIEAILFGKSRMSPKVAVLKPLSSGIVIGSGGPFGAEGPIIMTGGALGSLIAQCFKVTAAERKTLLVAGAAAGMTAVFGTPVAAVLLAVELLLFEWRPRSFLPVAIACAVAGFARALCFGAGPLFPLDTAVPDAWALLSCVIAGLLSGALASGLSAALYKTEDLFGKLPIHWMWWPALGAVVVGIGGWLEPRALGVGYDVIGDLLHQHIAVQIALALLAVKAVMWVVALGSGTSGGVLAPLLMLGAGLGTLLSHWLPGNEPALWPLVCMAATLGATLGAPLTAIVFAFGLTHDSNALLPLLTATLVAHGFSAVVMRRSIMTEKIARRGYHIYREYGVDPLERHYVDEVMTTEVETIDAGLTVGAALDAYFGSGQLHRAYPVVRAGAVIGVVDRAMLERFCRVEGEAKAEASAGASGNNDARRALKHASTLAAVFERTAPAFALRSETCRLVATRLAVQGLERLPVVADAQSLRLVGIVSRSDLVKPSLAHFEEEHKRERFRRLPIASAKRRFAPVGKAG, encoded by the coding sequence ATGAGCACAGATGCCCACAAGCGCGATTTTTCGGCCAACGCGCGGCTGCCCGGAATTTTCGCGCTGGCTGCATGCATCGGCGCGGTCAGTACGCTCGCCGCATTCGTCCTGCTGAACCTGATCCGGTTGTTCACCAATCTGTTTTTCTTCGGCACGCTGTCGTTCGCCGAGCGCTCGCCGGCGGGCAACACGCTCGGGCTGTGGGTGATCGGCGTGCCGGTGCTGGGCGGGCTGATCGTGGGGCTGATCGCGCGGTATGGGTCGGAGAAGATTCGCGGTCACGGCATTCCGGAAGCGATCGAGGCGATCCTGTTCGGCAAGAGCCGGATGTCGCCGAAGGTCGCGGTGCTCAAGCCGCTGTCGTCGGGCATCGTGATCGGCAGCGGCGGCCCGTTCGGCGCGGAAGGGCCGATCATCATGACCGGCGGCGCGCTCGGCTCGTTGATCGCGCAATGCTTCAAGGTCACGGCGGCGGAGCGCAAGACGCTGCTGGTGGCGGGCGCGGCGGCCGGCATGACCGCGGTGTTCGGCACGCCGGTCGCGGCCGTGCTGCTGGCGGTCGAACTGCTGTTGTTCGAATGGCGGCCGCGCAGTTTTCTGCCGGTGGCGATCGCCTGCGCGGTGGCCGGTTTCGCGCGCGCGCTGTGCTTCGGCGCGGGTCCGCTGTTTCCGCTCGACACTGCTGTGCCAGATGCGTGGGCGCTGCTGTCCTGCGTGATTGCCGGGTTGTTGTCGGGTGCGCTCGCGTCGGGACTGTCGGCTGCGCTTTACAAGACCGAGGACCTGTTCGGCAAGCTGCCGATTCACTGGATGTGGTGGCCGGCGCTCGGCGCGGTGGTCGTCGGTATCGGCGGATGGCTGGAGCCGCGCGCGCTCGGCGTCGGTTACGACGTGATCGGCGATCTGCTGCATCAGCACATCGCGGTGCAGATCGCACTCGCGCTGCTCGCGGTGAAGGCGGTGATGTGGGTGGTCGCGCTCGGCTCCGGCACGTCGGGCGGCGTGCTCGCGCCGCTGCTGATGCTCGGCGCGGGTCTCGGCACGCTGCTGTCGCACTGGCTGCCGGGTAACGAACCGGCGCTGTGGCCGCTCGTCTGCATGGCCGCCACGCTGGGCGCGACGCTCGGCGCGCCGTTGACGGCAATCGTCTTCGCGTTCGGCCTCACTCACGACAGCAACGCGCTGCTGCCGCTATTGACGGCGACGCTGGTCGCGCACGGCTTCTCGGCGGTGGTGATGCGCCGGTCGATCATGACGGAGAAGATCGCGCGGCGCGGGTATCACATCTATCGCGAGTACGGCGTCGATCCGCTGGAGCGGCACTATGTCGATGAGGTGATGACGACCGAGGTCGAAACGATCGATGCGGGGTTGACGGTGGGCGCGGCATTGGACGCGTATTTCGGTTCAGGGCAGTTGCATCGCGCGTATCCGGTGGTGCGCGCGGGCGCGGTGATCGGTGTGGTGGATCGCGCGATGCTCGAGCGTTTTTGCCGCGTCGAGGGCGAGGCTAAGGCTGAGGCCAGTGCTGGCGCTTCCGGGAATAACGATGCTCGCCGCGCGCTCAAGCATGCGTCGACGCTCGCCGCTGTATTTGAACGCACAGCACCGGCGTTTGCGCTGCGCTCGGAAACCTGCCGGCTCGTCGCGACGCGGCTGGCCGTGCAGGGACTCGAACGCCTGCCGGTCGTCGCCGATGCGCAGAGCCTGCGGCTCGTCGGCATCGTGTCGCGCAGCGATCTCGTCAAACCGTCGCTCGCGCACTTCGAGGAAGAACACAAGCGCGAACGCTTCCGTCGTCTGCCGATCGCATCGGCAAAGCGGCGCTTCGCGCCCGTCGGCAAGGCGGGATAA
- a CDS encoding helix-turn-helix domain-containing protein translates to MTARIHELKKTDFEQLSEFRYQMRRFERFSEQAAQSEGITPLQYLLLLHIKGYPERDWASIGELAERLQSQHHGVVALVSRCEALNLVRRQVSETDRRQVEVHLEKAGERVLARLAQLHRAELKSLKGAFQVPQIDYE, encoded by the coding sequence ATGACAGCACGCATTCACGAGCTGAAGAAAACCGACTTCGAACAACTCTCGGAGTTTCGCTATCAGATGCGGCGCTTCGAGCGCTTCTCCGAACAGGCCGCGCAAAGCGAAGGCATCACGCCGCTGCAGTATCTGTTGCTGCTGCATATCAAGGGGTATCCGGAGCGCGACTGGGCCAGCATCGGCGAACTCGCCGAGCGCCTGCAATCGCAGCATCACGGCGTGGTCGCGCTGGTGTCGCGCTGCGAGGCGCTGAATCTGGTGCGCCGCCAGGTCAGCGAGACCGATCGTCGCCAGGTGGAAGTCCACCTGGAAAAAGCCGGCGAACGCGTGCTCGCACGCCTCGCGCAACTGCACCGCGCGGAGTTGAAATCGCTCAAGGGCGCTTTCCAGGTTCCACAGATCGACTACGAGTAA
- a CDS encoding HPP family protein: MYRSNVLRWLASFIPAPVSVRWQERARACLGALVGIAFTGGAMFVLLGPAAAIPLLVAPMGASAVLLFAVPASPLAQPWSIIGGNLVSATIGVTCAHLIGDPTLAAALAVALSICGMFALRCVHPPSGAVALTAVLGGPAIHALGYRFVLEPIALQSAALLAAALVYHAATGHRYPHAVRQARATSDATPRAGFTRADLETVLQRRGEMLDIDPDDLEALLRETELQAFSRSFDELRCEDIMSRHVVAVSPATRATAAWALLKRHNVKALPVTDGEHKLLGIVTRADLVDKRIFGGLSPFVNYVDGWLRGDARRTPTTGSVMTTEVRTIDAAAPITDLVPLFANHGHHHIPVLDRAGQVAGMITQIDLISGLYRQTMLKAQQAA, from the coding sequence GTGTACCGTTCCAACGTTCTACGCTGGCTGGCCAGCTTCATCCCCGCTCCGGTGTCCGTGCGCTGGCAGGAACGCGCGCGCGCCTGCCTCGGCGCGCTCGTCGGCATCGCCTTCACCGGCGGCGCGATGTTCGTGCTGCTCGGGCCGGCCGCCGCCATTCCGCTGCTGGTCGCGCCGATGGGCGCCTCGGCCGTGCTGCTGTTCGCCGTGCCGGCCAGTCCGCTCGCGCAGCCGTGGTCGATCATCGGCGGCAATCTGGTGTCGGCGACGATCGGCGTGACCTGCGCGCATCTGATCGGCGACCCGACGCTCGCGGCGGCGCTCGCGGTCGCGCTGTCGATCTGCGGCATGTTCGCGCTGCGCTGCGTGCATCCGCCATCCGGCGCCGTCGCGTTGACGGCGGTACTCGGCGGCCCGGCGATTCACGCGCTGGGTTATCGCTTCGTGCTGGAGCCGATCGCATTGCAGTCGGCCGCGCTGCTGGCGGCAGCGCTCGTGTATCACGCCGCTACCGGCCACCGCTATCCGCACGCGGTCCGTCAAGCGCGCGCCACGTCCGACGCCACGCCGCGCGCCGGCTTCACCCGCGCGGATCTCGAAACGGTGTTGCAGCGCCGTGGCGAAATGCTCGACATCGATCCGGACGACCTCGAAGCCTTGCTGCGCGAAACCGAATTGCAGGCGTTCTCGCGCAGCTTCGACGAACTGCGCTGCGAAGACATCATGTCGCGCCACGTAGTGGCCGTGTCGCCCGCCACCCGCGCGACGGCGGCGTGGGCGCTGCTCAAGCGCCACAACGTGAAGGCGCTGCCCGTCACCGACGGCGAGCACAAACTGCTGGGCATCGTGACACGCGCGGACCTCGTCGACAAACGGATCTTCGGCGGCCTGTCGCCCTTCGTAAACTACGTCGACGGCTGGCTGCGCGGCGACGCGCGGCGCACGCCCACCACTGGCAGCGTGATGACGACCGAGGTACGCACCATCGACGCCGCCGCGCCGATCACCGACCTCGTGCCCCTGTTCGCCAACCACGGCCATCACCACATTCCGGTGCTGGACCGCGCCGGTCAGGTGGCCGGCATGATCACGCAGATCGATCTGATCTCGGGCCTTTATCGTCAGACCATGCTGAAGGCGCAGCAGGCCGCCTGA